CACTAATCTCCGTCAGCAATTCTCCAGTTTCAAGGTAGATCCGCTCTCGAGTCGCGTCAAAGAATCCGAGCTCCGCGCGCTCTATCTCCTCAGGCAGCAACAGGTCGAGCTTCTCTCTATCTGGAACGGTACGACGAGTGCGAACTCTTCTGTGAGAGTCGCCGTCGCGAAGCAGATCTCACTGAATAAGGAGATCCAAGAGGCGCTTCTGTCGCCACACAAAACCGGGAACTACTCCGGATCGGTGGCTAACTTGTACGAGAGATGCGTGAAGGTGGATCAGAAGTTGTCAGATCGGAAAACAGTAGAGTGGAAACCGAGATCGGACAAGTTTCTGTTCGCTATATGCCTTTCGGGACAAATGAGCAACCACTTGATTTGCCTAGAGAAGCACATGTTCTTCGCCGCGTTGCTGGATCGGGTTCTTGTGATCCCCAGCTCCAAGTTTGATTACCAGTACGACAGAGTGATTGACATTGAGCGGATTAATACTTGCTTGGGAAGAAACGTTGTCGTTTCTTTCGATCAGTTTAAAAAGAGTCGTCCTCCTCGTATCGACCGTTTCATTTGTTACTTCTCATCGCCGCAGCTTTGCTATGTAGATGATGAGCATATCAAGAAGCTGAAAGGTTTGGGGGTTTCAATCGAGCGGAAGCTCGAGTCTCCTTGGAGCGAAGATATAAAGAAACCTAGCAAGAGGAGTGTGGATGAGGTGCGGAGAAGTTTCAAGTCTGATGATGATGTGATCGCAATTGGGGATGTTTTCTATGCCGATATGGAGCAGGATTGGGTGATGCAGCCAGGTGGACCTATTAACCACAAGTGCAAGACGTTGATTGAACCCAATAAGCTTATTTTGCTGACCGCACAGCGATTCATACAGACCTTCTTGGGAAACAATTTCATCGCGCTTCATTTCCGTCGACATGGGTTCCTCAAATTTTGGTATGGCTTTTTCATCTTTGCTTATAAGGGGGCATTGCAGGTTAGACTTGTAGTCATATTTAAAATTGTAAAAAAATATATTTCATTCGCAGCAATGCAAAAGCTCCGAGTTGCTTCTATCCGATTCCACAAGCTGCGGAGTGTATTGCTAGGATGGTCGAAAGATCCAACGGTGCAGTAATCTATCTTTCAACAGATGCTGCAGAAAGTGAAACAAGTCTCCTTCAGTCACTTGTTGTGGTCGATGGAAAAATTGTCCCACTTGTCAAACGTCCACCGCGTAATTCAGCTGAGAAATGGGACGCTTTGTTATATCGGCATGGTATAGAGGATGATTCTCAGGTATGAATCTCACTGTTTCTACAATTTGTCTACGGTTAAAAAAAAACCATAACTCTTGAAATGCTGTTCGCTTTAAACTTGGTTCTGTGCGGTCTGAATTTGGTAAGTGAACTAAAATGTTTATTATAGAAGACTAGACAATGCCTAATGATGTATCAAACTTTGCATGTTACCATCTTCAGTAGTCATAGACCGGTAATTTTTTTATTGTAAATGCGTAGGTGGATGCAATGCTGGATAAAACGATATGTGCCATGTCCAGCGTCTTCATTGGAGCCTCTGGATCGACGTTCACGGAGGATATCTTGAGGCTAAGGAAAGATTGGGGGACGTCTTCTATGTGCGATGAGTACCTATGTCGAGGGGAAGAACCAAACTTCATAGCAGAAGATGAATAAGTAAAGCCTACATTTTTTTCTTACGAACTTGTTTTATTCCCACATTCCATTGTTCTCTTATTCTAGTCGAGTCGTATTTAGTTAGAGAAATCCGATTTTGGATACTTTTTTCCATTTTTATTTTTTTCCATGATGGTGTGGAGATAACAGTGTGAATCGATAGAAGAAAGAGCCTCGGTTTCTCGACAAGTGATACATATTACATAAAGTTGTCTCAATCCAAATGTATCGTTTTTGTCTCTCTTCAAGCAATAAAAGTTTGAAATTTGCATTTTAAAGACTTGAGTCACTATAAAATTGTTCTTTTCCACCGCTGCCTTTACTACTGGAGAATTTTTCCTTAGATCATCGTTTCAACATTTAGAGTGTTCACTTTTGCTTTTGATTTTGTAACTTGTATGAGGACTGTTGGTATCTAAACCGAATTTAGTTTAGACGGAATCTGAACCAAATGACCTTAGTCGAAATTTAACCATAGCATCCTTAAATCAAACGAACCTAACTAAAAGCAAACATAGTTTACCCAAACTAGAGAAAAAACTATACATTTTTTTCCCACACTTCTTAAACAGTTATAATATAGCCTATAGGGTGCGACTCTTGTCAATGTTGTCATGTCCATATGTCAGATGAACCATATATCCATATGTCAAACAAACATCCATATACCTCGTTCTGTCGTTATAAAGCCGCAAGCTTCACTTCTTTAACATCAGATAGAGTCACAAGCCATCCAAGTATCTGGACGGCAGACGCAGAACCAGATCATTGCATCCTTCGACTGAGTTCCTGATACGTTTTAGGTATCAATTGTAAGAGAACAATGGAATCAAAGAAAAGAGTACGTTGTTATTGATCAAAACGAGTACAAAGTGAGTTTTTTTCAGGAGTTTCTCTCTCTCCATGCAAAAAAAGATCAAACAACTTGCTTAGACGACACCCCATGTGCAGCTCGTAACCGTTTGTACAGGTCATCAGCTCCTTATTCTTCTTCTAGAACCTGCCCATCCATTCCAACACTTCTGGGCCAAATGTCAGTCGCTCCGCTCAGGCCTTGTAGGCCTTGCGCTTGTACTGAAACATAAGAGGAGGATGGATTGTGTCCCACATATCAATACCCGCCTCATCGAAATTGACCTTGTCCTCAAGGTCAAAACGCTCCTTGATCACTGACTTCCACTCCCAAGTACTCTCATGTTGAGGTAGCCCCTTCCATTTGATCAGAAGCTCTTCTTGACCTGAACTGGTGTTAGTTCGATTCGACAAGACGCGCTCAGGTTCCACCAACATCTCACCTTCACTTGTAAGTTGTGGTGGGATCGGAATGAAATCCTCAGGTTCCCCCACTGATTTTTTCAACTGCGAGATGTGAAAAGTGGCATGGATCTTAGAGTCCTCTGGTAACTTGAGGCGATAGGCCACCTTACCAATGCGAGCCTCAATCTCAAACTGTCCGTAGAATCGTGCACACAGTTTCTCATTCAACCTCCTTGCCAACGGCTTCTGTCTGTACGGGCGAAGCTTGACATACACCAACTCCCCCACGTTAAACTCAATCTCTCTACGACTCTTGTCGGCCCTCTGTTTCATAACCTGCTGTGCATGGTGCAAGTGCTCCTTTAGCAAGTGTAAAATGGCATCTCTGTCTTTTAACTGATTCTCCAGTTCAGCGTTGACAGTCGACCCATTTTCATACTTGATAAGCGAGGGTGGATCGCGCCCGTAGAGAGCACGAAATGGGGTCATCTTCAGCGTAGAGTGATATGATGAATTGTAGCTGAGTTCTGCCCAAGCTAAATACGACGCCCATGTCTTGGGCTTCTCACTCGCAAAGCACCTCAAATAGGTCTCCATGCCGCGATTAGTCACCTCCGTTTGGCCATCAGATTGAGGATGATAGGCGGTACTAAAGCAGAGACGCGTTCCTGACAAGCGGAACAAATCCTTCCAAAAGAGGCTTGTAAAGACCTTATCTCTGTCAGATACAATAGTACGAGGGAACCCGTGGAGCTTGAAGATCTCCTGTATGAAAATCACCGCAACATCCGTAGCAGTATAAGGGTGACTGAGCCCCACAAAGTGGCTGTACTTAGTCAACCTGTCCACAACCACCAGCACCGAGTTCACTCCCTTCGATCGTGGAAGGCCTTCGACAAAGTCCATCGAGATGTCCTCCCACACCTTCTCCGGAATACGTAAAGGTTGCATCAACCCTCCCGGAGCTAAGGTTGAATACTTCTGTCGTTTGCAGATTTGACAAGAAGCGATGAACCTCCGAATATCAGTCATCATACCCACCCAATAAAATAACTCTGCAATCCTCTTCTGTGTTTTAACCACTCCACCATGACCTCCCATCTTACCGTCATGATACTCTCGCATGATAACACCCACTAACGAAGATCCTTTTGGAATTACTAACTTTCCGTTTCTCAGCAACCTCCCTTGTACCACTGAGAACTCTGGCTGTGATTGAGGATCTTGTTTCCACACGTGAATGATCTCCTGCAACTCCGGATCCTTATCAACTTCACTGGAAATTTCTTCCAATTGCAACGCGGTAGATACAGAGACAGCGTATAACTCTTTCACTTCAACCTTTCGAGAGAGAGCATCAGCTGCCTTGTTGTCTAGTCTCGGTTTGTAGACAATGTCGAAAACCCAAAAGCTTAGTAAGCCAGCGTTGATACTCAAGATTCACTTCTCTCTGCTCCATGAGAAAACACAGGCTCTTTTGATCAGTCTGAACCACAAATTTACACCCCAAGAGGTAGTGACGCCATTTCTGGATCGCAAAGACAATGGCCATCAACTCGCGCTCCTAAACTGATTTGAGGCGTTGTCTGTTAGTGAGTGCTTGACTGAAGTATGCGATGGGTCGTTGGTTCTGCATCAGCACCACTCCCAACCCTATTCCCGATGCGTCTGATTCAACCACAAACTGCACATCAAAATCCGGCATGGCTAGCACCGGAACGGTCGTCATAGCTGTCTGCAAGGATTGAAATGCGGCAGTGGCCTCCTTACTCCACAAGAATTGATCCTTTTGCAGCAACCATGTAAGTGGTCTGGCTATACTCTCGTAGTGTTTAACGAACTTACGGTAATAACCAGTAAGACCAAGGAAACCCCGTAGCTCCTTGACCGTTCTAGGCTCAGGCCAGTCCAGCATCGCTCGCACCTTCTCGCCATCTACTGCAACGCCTGAGCCTGAGATGACGTGCCCCAAATACTCCACTTGTCTACTGCCAAATTGGCACTTCTTGCGGTTAGCATACAACTTCTGCTCAGCCAACACGCGTAACGCCTGCTCCTCTTCCGTCTTGCTATTGACCAAGATGTCGTCAAAAACACCAAGACGAACCGCCGCAAGAAAGGACGAAACACTTGGTTCATGAGCGACTGGAATGTGGCTGGCGCATTGGAGAGACCAAAAGGCATTACAAGGAACTCGTAATGCCCGTCGTGAGTGCAGAAAGATCCTCCTTCTTCACCAAGATCTGATGATAACTGGAACATAGGTCGAGTTTAGAAAAGACTTGTGCTCCGTGAAGTTCATCCAAGAGTTGGTCTATCATGGGAATCAGAAACTTGTCTGCCACGGTGACTCGGTTCAATGTTCGATAATCAACACAGAATCTCCAGCTGCCATCTTTCTTCTTTACTAGCAACACCGGACTTGAGAAGGGACTCCCACTCTCTTGAATGATTCCCGCAGCCAACATTGACCCAATTTGCTTCTCGATCTCCGCCTTTTGTATCTGAGGGTAGCGAAAGGGCCTGACGCTGACAGGTTTTGCTCCCTCCTCGAGCACAATGCCATGCTCCTTCCCTCGTGAAGGAGGTAACCCCGTCGGTTCTTCAAAGACCCGTGAGTACTGAGACAACAGGTCCTCCATAGGCCCCTGAAGTTGTACTGACAAGGCGATCTCGTCCTTCTGTAGTCCCCCAAACTCCACTATCATACCTTCTCCCTCCTTCCCAATTGCCTTCCACAGAGATTTAAGCGAGACATTGGCGGAGTGGAGATCAAATTCCCCTTGTATGAGAACCCACCTCTCATCCAACCAAACCTTCATTTGCTGCAACTTCCAGTT
This genomic interval from Brassica oleracea var. oleracea cultivar TO1000 chromosome C2, BOL, whole genome shotgun sequence contains the following:
- the LOC106327781 gene encoding uncharacterized protein LOC106327781; the protein is MERNSSDDDEEDHQHLIPQNDTRSRHLEDPPSSSSSSSATNGGSSFQIEDILSRRKISLNKRYLLAAVSLTISIGLIFLFTNLRQQFSSFKVDPLSSRVKESELRALYLLRQQQVELLSIWNGTTSANSSVRVAVAKQISLNKEIQEALLSPHKTGNYSGSVANLYERCVKVDQKLSDRKTVEWKPRSDKFLFAICLSGQMSNHLICLEKHMFFAALLDRVLVIPSSKFDYQYDRVIDIERINTCLGRNVVVSFDQFKKSRPPRIDRFICYFSSPQLCYVDDEHIKKLKGLGVSIERKLESPWSEDIKKPSKRSVDEVRRSFKSDDDVIAIGDVFYADMEQDWVMQPGGPINHKCKTLIEPNKLILLTAQRFIQTFLGNNFIALHFRRHGFLKFCNAKAPSCFYPIPQAAECIARMVERSNGAVIYLSTDAAESETSLLQSLVVVDGKIVPLVKRPPRNSAEKWDALLYRHGIEDDSQVDAMLDKTICAMSSVFIGASGSTFTEDILRLRKDWGTSSMCDEYLCRGEEPNFIAEDE